Proteins encoded in a region of the Triticum dicoccoides isolate Atlit2015 ecotype Zavitan chromosome 3A, WEW_v2.0, whole genome shotgun sequence genome:
- the LOC119269206 gene encoding L-type lectin-domain containing receptor kinase IX.1-like, with the protein MGISVAVPSLLLLLLLSVALLLPPAAARFSFTYNFTAASDSAPSGISFQGDAFFNKFIRLTRDERVGPLTSSAGRAFFSRPIPLLDPVSRRPASFASAFSFSISAPEPSAASGDGLAFFLSPFPSVIPNRSAGGLLGLFNSSARNGGRSLVAVEFDTYRNDWDPSDDHVGIDLGGIASVATADWPTSMKDGRTAHARVAYDAEAKNLTVALSYGDAPPTDVLLWYAVDLREHLPDAVAVGFSAATGEAAELHKVLYWDFTSSVDSKEQTVVLWVVLGLCGFLVVLVGAGIVWFVKEWRKTGECVPYVDIDDAMGYDELTDEFIVQSGPRRFRYAELAAATNNFSEQRKLGQGGFGAVYRGFLKELGQEVAIKRVSKGSTQGRKEYAAEVRIISQLRHRHLVRLVGWCHEHRGDFLLVYELMPNGSVDQHLYGKGVHLTWPTRYDIALGLASALLYLHEECLQCIVHRDIKPSNVMLDATFSAKLGDFGLAKLVEHGSQPYTTVLAGTLGYLAPECLTTGKSSRESDVYSFGVVALEIACGRQPSEPTAEPSKARLVPWVWELYGKKALLEAADWRLKGEFDEKQMEHLMVVGLWCAHPDYTHRPSIRQALNALKFEAPLPVLAPKMPVPTFFPLPDLAALVSSVGGASNTQDPGGVTECESSGANAGKGSSVRDRLLEP; encoded by the coding sequence ATGGGGATCTCCGTCGCcgtcccctccctcctcctcctcctcctcctctccgtcgccCTCCtcctgccgccggccgccgcgcgatTCTCCTTCACCTACAACTTCACCGCCGCCTCGGACTCGGCCCCATCGGGCATCTCCTTCCAGGGCGACGCCTTCTTCAACAAGTTCATCCGCCTCACCCGCGACGAGCGCGTCGGGCCCCTCACCAGCAGCGCCGGCCGGGCCTTCTTCTCCCGCCCCATCCCACTCCTCGACCCCGTCTCCCGCCGCCCCGCCTCGTTCGCCTCCGccttctccttctccatctccgCCCCCGAACCCTCCGCCGCCTCCGGCGACGgcctcgccttcttcctctccCCGTTCCCCTCAGTCATCCCCAACAGATCCGCTGGCGGCCTTCTCGGGCTCTTCAACTCCTCCGCCCGCAACGGGGGCCGCTccctcgtcgccgtcgaattcgacaCCTACAGGAACGATTGGGACCCCAGCGACGACCACGTCGGCATCGACCTCGGGGGCATCGCCTCCGTGGCCACCGCCGACTGGCCAACCAGCATGAAGGACGGCCGCACGGCGCACGCGCGCGTCGCGTACGACGCGGAGGCCAAGAACCTCACCGTGGCCCTCTCCTACGGCGACGCTCCCCCCACGGACGTCCTTCTGTGGTACGCCGTCGATTTGAGGGAGCACCTGCCCGACGCCGTGGCCGTTGGCTTCTCCGCCGCCACCGGCGAGGCCGCCGAGCTGCACAAGGTCCTGTACTGGGATTTCACCTCCAGCGTCGACAGCAAGGAGCAGACGGTGGTGCTGTGGGTGGTACTGGGATTGTGTGGATTCCTTGTTGTGCTCGTCGGTGCAGGGATTGTTTGGTTCGTGAAGGAATGGAGGAAGACAGGAGAGTGTGTCCCCTACGTCGATATCGACGATGCAATGGGGTACGACGAGCTGACTGACGAGTTCATCGTGCAGAGCGGGCCAAGAAGGTTCCGTTATGCTGAATTGGCGGCGGCAACCAATAATTTCTCCGAGCAGAGGAAGCTCGGGCAGGGCGGGTTCGGTGCTGTTTACCGGGGATTCTTGAAGGAGCTTGGTCAGGAGGTGGCCATCAAGAGGGTCTCCAAGGGGTCGACCCAGGGCCGCAAGGAGTACGCGGCCGAGGTACGCATCATCAGCCAGCTGCGCCACCGGCATTTGGTCCGGCTTGTCGGGTGGTGCCATGAACACCGTGGCGACTTCTTGCTCGTCTATGAGCTCATGCCCAATGGCAGCGTCGACCAGCACCTCTACGGCAAGGGCGTGCACCTCACCTGGCCGACACGGTACGACATTGCACTGGGCCTCGCCTCGGCATTGCTCTACCTTCACGAGGAATGCCTTCAGTGCATTGTGCACCGCGACATCAAGCCGAGCAATGTGATGCTGGATGCGACCTTCAGTGCCAAGCTCGGCGACTTTGGCCTTGCCAAGCTCGTTGAGCATGGCAGCCAGCCCTACACCACCGTCCTGGCTGGCACGCTGGGCTACTTGGCGCCAGAGTGCCTGACGACAGGCAAGTCAAGCCGAGAGTCGGACGTGTACAGCTTCGGCGTCGTGGCACTGGAAATTGCTTGCGGACGACAGCCATCGGAGCCCACGGCGGAGCCGAGCAAGGCAAGGCTGGTGCCGTGGGTGTGGGAGCTGTATGGGAAAAAAGCCCTTCTCGAAGCGGCAGACTGGAGGTTGAAGGGGGAGTTCGATGAGAAGCAGATGGAGCATCTGATGGTGGTTGGACTATGGTGCGCTCATCCTGACTACACGCATAGGCCAAGCATCAGGCAGGCCCTGAATGCCCTGAAGTTTGAGGCGCCATTGCCTGTGCTGGCACCGAAGATGCCGGTGCCGACGTTCTTCCCTTTGCCTGACTTGGCTGCTCTGGTGTCATCAGTTGGAGGTGCGTCCAACACACAGGACCCAGGCGGCGTTACTGAGTGCGAGTCATCAGGGGCTAATGCTGGCAAAGGGTCTTCGGTGAGGGATAGACTTCTGGAGCCGTGA